In Hyperolius riggenbachi isolate aHypRig1 chromosome 10, aHypRig1.pri, whole genome shotgun sequence, a genomic segment contains:
- the LOC137534593 gene encoding uncharacterized protein isoform X2 yields the protein MPESADGPVDPSISVPTLDCGNEGQTTIDQEDEVSAMCDPIMSKLDLNAAMDFSSCDEGDLSDGDLPVAPVNAQLTPVCITESHTVLVCTDSLQSGTAVTSSLPSAATPTDQEESPTDQVLLTPVEPECIPSTAISICQVPSSSTPPDESTCADQVPHTTAESDNIQSITTCADQLQTATTHLVSIQSTCTSVVPVPSLAAQPNCTQPTTTCLVQVLPTTVQPSSTQSTTTAVGHVLPITVQPNPTQCVTATLSQVPLISMQSNHVQATPTLVSPLPPHKVGPNKNSMFTDIVVIQTPPTESTGTVGAGYVHSPPAESETDGTDVKKSSPTRFIDSATGLLLPPSTEIDQAPSTSASTGQNKSRPPVKKRVLSTTGNGEQVEVWLSQDNKPMCPDCGKCFRWHSEVLCHKRKHTGEKPYCCSKCGQCFSRIPHLVIHERSHTGERPYICSECKKCFSSKSELNEHRKRHRGLRIHPCPDCTKSFITKSDLAKHKRSHTGEKPHPCSICGKCFTLRSGVVRHERTHTGERPYSCTECGKAYSSNSELINHMRTHTGERPFSCLDCGKSFYCSSDLMKHRRCHSSERPHLCSICGKSYTSKSVLYRHQKIHTKVKAFTCNLCGKSFSKEKTLENHQKVHKKVKPHCCEQCGKCFYRPCALSKHMKNTHQVQDSPVL from the coding sequence ATGCCTGAGAGCGCAGATGGTCCCGTAGATCCTTCCATCTCGGTTCCGACCCTGGACTGCGGAAATGAAGGCCAAACCACCATTGATCAGGAGGATGAAGTATCCGCAATGTGCGATCCAATCATGAGCAAGCTGGATTTGAATGCCGCCATGGACTTTTCCTCCTGCGATGAAGGAGATCTTTCTGACGGTGATTTGCCCGttgcaccagttaatgcacagctTACGCCTGTTTGTATAACTGAGTCACATACTGTACTTGTTTGTACAGATAGTTTGCAGTCTGGAACTGCTGTAACCAGTAGCCTGCCATCAGCTGCTACTCCTACAGATCAAGAAGAGTCACCAACAGATCAAGTGCTGCTTACGCCTGTTGAACCGGAGTGCATACCGTCTACAGCTATTAGTATTTGTCAAGTCCCATCTTCTTCTACTCCACCAGATGAGTCTACTTGTGCAGATCAGGTTCCACATACAACTGCTGAATCAGACAACATACAGTCTATAACTACTTGTGCAGATCAACTGCAAACTGCAACTACTCACTTAGTCAGTATACAGTCTACATGTACATCTGTGGTTCCAGTGCCATCTCTAGCTGCTCAGCCCAACTGCACTCAGCCTACAACTACTTGTCTAGTTCAAGTGCTACCTACAACTGTTCAACCAAGCAGCACCCAATCAACAACTACTGCTGTGGGTCATGTGCTGCCTATAACTGTTCAACCAAACCCCACACAGTGTGTAACTGCTACCCTAAGTCAAGTGCCACTTATAAGTATGCAATCAAACCACGTGCAGGCCACACCTACCCTTGTAAGCCCGCTTCCACCACATAAAGTTGGTCCAAACAAAAATTCTATGTTTACTGATATTGTTGTCATACAGACTCCGCCCACTGAATCTACTGGCACTGTTGGTGCTGGTTACGTACATTCTCCACCTGCTGAATCTGAGACTGATGGAACTGATGTAAAGAAGTCTTCTCCCACACGGTTCATAGATTCAGCTACTGGTCTCCTACTGCCTCCATCTACTGAGATAGATCAGGCACCATCTACGAGTGCTTCAACGGGCCAAAATAAGTCTAGGCCTCCTGTGAAAAAACGAGTGCTATCTACTACTGGTAATGGGGAACAAGTTGAGGTGTGGCTTTCACAAGACAATAAGCCCATGTGTCCTGACTGCGGGAAGTGCTTTCGATGGCATTCAGAAGTCTTGTGTCACAAGAGGAAACACACGGGAGAGAAGCCGTATTGCTGCTCTAAGTGTGGCCAGTGTTTCAGCCGTATTCCACACTTGGTAATCCATGAACGCAGCCACACAGGGGAACGGCCTTACATCTGTTCGGAATGCAAGAAATGTTTCAGCAGCAAGTCGGAGCTCAATGAACACCGTAAAAGGCATCGGGGTTTACGGATTCATCCATgcccagattgcacaaagtccttCATCACCAAGTCAGACCTGGCCAAGCACAAGAGAAGccacactggtgaaaaacctCACCCGTGCTCCATATGCGGCAAATGTTTCACTCTCCGATCTGGCGTTGTCCGCCACGAAAGGACCCACACTGGGGAGCGGCCTTACAGCTGCACCGAATGTGGCAAAGCCTACTCCAGCAACTCCGAACTCATCAACCACATGCGGACTCACACTGGAGAACGGCCTTTTTCCTGCCTCGACTGTGGTAAGAGCTTCTACTGCAGCTCTGACCTTATGAAGCACCGCCGATGCCACTCTTCGGAGAGACCACATTTGTGCTCGATTTGTGGAAAGTCCTACACCTCCAAGTCAGTGCTTTACAGACACCAGAAGATCCACACTAAGGTCAAGGCATTCACTTGCAATCTCTGTGGCAAATCCTTCTCCAAAGAGAAGACTCTGGAGAACCACCAAAAGGTTCACAAAAAAGTAAAGCCCCACTGTTGCGAACAGTGTGGGAAGTGCTTCTACAGGCCTTGCGCATTGAGCAAACACATGAAAAATACGCACCAGGTGCAAGATTCACCTGTACTGTAA
- the LOC137534605 gene encoding zinc finger protein ZFP2-like has product MTHTLKNVTETPASCKNEDGDLPQQNIFKTKKTLSEEGLDITESSPVIKEERHWGDEEHRPNSGLSTSSDNSQDTTPNIKGEADNCKEEHTPLSNPSTPAYNTYTVEESEDGDITEDSDSGSTYPEDEDSDDSQQESTKDKPFMCDGCEKSFKRSSELLVHQRSHTGEKPYSCSDCGKSFTTFSNLAPHQRTHTGEKPYCCPVCGKRFTTNSNLSLHQRIHTGERPFRCSECGKRFISNSHLIRHWKIHTGEKPHSCIACGKSFISNSDLKRHEKIHDENRPKPGSKRAEFLKSQPVDLTKKPHPCPECGKHFTTKSNLGVHRKIHTGIKPFICPDCSKCFVTNAHLIRHHKIHTGEKPYSCSACGKCFINNFDLKRHKKIHFDYEALSAPGSVESLSSESGIDNQERTHLG; this is encoded by the coding sequence ATGACCCACACCCTGAAGAATGTCACAGAAACACCAGCTTCATGTAAAAATGAGGATGGAGATCTCCCAcagcaaaatatttttaaaactaaaaaaacgCTATCTGAAGAAGGGCTTGACATAACTGAATCTTCTCCAGTTATCAAGGAAGAACGCCATTGGGGTGATGAAGAACATCGTCCAAATTCTGGCCTTTCTACATCCTCAGATAACTCTCAGGATACAACACCTAATATAAAGGGCGAAGCTGACAATTGTAAAGAAGAACATACTCCTCTTTCAAACCCTTCTACGCCAGCTTATAATACTTATACTGTAGAAGAATCAGAAGATGGAGATATCACAGAAGACTCTGACAGCGGGAGTACTTATCCTGAGGATGAAGACAGTGATGACAGCCAACAAGAGTCCACTAAGGACAAACCATTCATGTGCGATGGTTGTGAGAAGTCTTTTAAGCGGAGCTCTGAGCTTCTTGTCCATCAGAGAAGTCATACTGGTGAGAAACCATACTCTTGCTCTGACTGTGGCAAGTCATTTACTACCTTCTCAAACCTTGCACCTCACCAGAGGACTCACACTGGAGAAAAGCCATACTGTTGCCCAGTGTGCGGAAAACGGTTCACTACTAATTCAAACCTCTCTCTGCATCAGAGAATTCACACCGGCGAGAGGCCTTTCAGGTGCTCTGAATGTGGAAAGCGCTTCATCAGCAACTCACATCTGATTCGACACTGGAAAATCCACACCGGAGAAAAACCACACTCGTGCATTGCATGTGGCAAAAGTTTTATCAGTAACTCTGACCTGAAAAGACACGAGAAGATCCATGATGAGAACAGGCCGAAGCCTGGCTCAAAACGAGCTGAGTTTCTTAAGAGTCAGCCTGTTGACCTCACCAAGAAGCCACACCCTtgccctgagtgtgggaaacattTCACTACCAAATCCAATCTCGGCGTGCACCGAAAGATCCACACAGGAATCAAACCCTTTATTTGCCCTGATTGCAGCAAATGTTTTGTAACAAATGCCCATCTAATCAGGCACCATAAAATCCACACCGGTGAGAAACCTTATTCTTGCTCTGCGTGTGGAAAATGCTTTATCAACAACTTTGACCTAAAGAGACACAAGAAAATCCATTTTGACTATGAAGCTCTTTCTGCCCCTGGATCGGTGGAAAGTCTCAGCAGTGAGTCAGGCATTGATAATCAAGAGAGAACTCACTTAGGATAA
- the LOC137534601 gene encoding oocyte zinc finger protein XlCOF22-like — protein sequence MDPHWNRMTDGVLNLTLEIIYLLTGEDYTIIKKTSGEQVVFTNQPLESQWQSRLSMDPPDLSPSPNDKKVLELANRIIHFLTGEVWQYLVRHKDLVKDVVMENYRSNTPDATLGTKNMDYSACEELQSESHVSTPSDHTDNSSAQIKEEQDSLEDDHPQLSDVSTLLDHTEFSPAPYKLETVPYNKAHLNFSEIYPSNNRLHKGSADVKEEQNSSEESNIVIYKPMDNRDVSFVDSHAQNINTQVLGEGPECRETLPNLENSSVLKEPKITCRPSTAAKSHISDSDSRTCFPKTSIFTFSQELHKRSKMFACAKCYRCFTTPLGLFRHQKLHANIEKKGLHYLGSSLEVSDISPSNESCNGATSEFMEVGQESGGSQKPETSLSSSHQLTFSHNSESKNPVWPGCELKTSPKTTTFQSSNHRKAPDTQNVAGWRGFKKASCGQCGEVFALKSQLILHQRNHTNKAQYSCPECGKCFTSNSHLIVHQRVHTGEKPFGCTVCSKRFANKSTLVIHQRVHTREKPYSCTECRKCFPCNSQLVIHERTHTGEKPYSCLECGKGFISNSDLLRHRRVHTGERPFKCTECAKCFSQKSHLREHQKTHRK from the exons ATGGATCCACACTGGAACCGTATGACTGACGGAGTATTAAACCTCACACTGGAGATCATCTACCTactgaccggagag GACTATACTATCATAAAGAAGACCTCTGGTGAGCAGGTGGTATTCACCAACCAACCGCTAGAATCACAATGGCAGAGCAGGCTCAGCATGGATCCACCAGACCTTTCTCCATCTCCCAACGATAAGAAGGTTTTAGAGCTTGCCAACAGGATCATTCACTTTCtcacaggagag GTGTGGCAGTATTTAGTAAGACACAAGGATCTGGTCAAAGATGTTGTGATGGAGAACTATAGGTCCAACACTCCTGATG CAACATTAGGGACAAAGAACATGGATTACTCTGCTTGTGAAGAACTTCAGTCAGAGTCTCATGTTTCCACACCGTCAGACCATACAGATAATTCATCTGCTCAAATTAAGGAGGAGCAGGATTCACTGGAGGATGACCATCCCCAACTATCTGATGTCTCCACACTGCTGGATCACACAGAGTTCTCACCTGCTCCTTACAAGCTGGAAACAGTTCCTTATAACAAAGCACATCTTAATTTCAGCGAAATATACCCATCCAATAACCGCTTGCATAAGGGATCAGCTGACGTTAAAGAGGAGCAAAACTCCAGTGAAGAAagcaacattgtcatttacaaacCCATGGATAACAGAGATGTCtcttttgtggacagtcatgctcAGAACATTAACACTCAGGTACTCGGAGAAGGTCCTGAATGCCGGGAGACCTTACCTAATCTCGAAAATTCCTCAGTACTTAAGGAACCAAAGATTACTTGTAGACCTTCTACGGCAGCAAAAAGTCATATATCTGATTCAGATAGTAGAACATGTTTTCCCAAAACCTCTATTTTTACCTTCTCACAAGAACTTCACAAGCGTTCAAAAATGTTTGCTTGCGCAAAATGTTACAGATGTTTTACCACGCCGTTAGGTCTTTTTCGTCATCAGAAGCTTCATGCGAATATAGAAAAAAAAGGTTTACATTATTTAGGTAGCAGTTTGGAAGTTTCAGATATTAGTCCTAGCAACGAAAGCTGTAATGGTGCAACTTCCGAATTCATGGAAGTTGGTCAAGAATCAGGAGGAAGCCAAAAACCTGAAACCTCTCTAAGTTCCAGTCATCAGCTAACATTTTCTCATAACTCCGAAAGCAAAAATCCAGTCTGGCCTGGGTGTGAATTAAAAACTAGCCCCAAAACAACAACGTTTCAGAGCTCCAACCATAGGAAGGCGCCAGATACTCAGAATGTGGCTGGCTGGCGGGGATTTAAGAAGGCGTCTTGTGGTCAGTGTGGGGAAGTCTTCGCTCTTAAATCTCAACTCATTTTACATCAGCGCAACCACACCAACAAGGCCCAGTATTCCTGTCCCGAATGTGGTAAATGCTTTACCAGCAACTCCCATCTCATTGTACACCAGCGTGTTCACACAGGGGAAAAGCCATTTGGCTGTACAGTTTGCTCCAAACGTTTTGCCAACAAGTCAACACTGGTCATCCATCAAAGAGTCCACACAcgagagaagccatattcatgtacgGAGTGTCGTAAGTGTTTCCCATGTAACTCTCAGCTGGTAATCCATGAGAGGACTCACACGGGGGAAAAGCCTTACTCCTGCTTGGAGTGTGGGAAGGGCTTTATCAGTAACTCGGACCTTCTTAGACACCGGAGAGTCCATACTGGGGAAAGGCCTTTCAAGTGTACTGAGTGTGCCAAGTGTTTTTCCCAGAAGTCCCATCTTCGGGAACACCAAAAAACTCACAGGAAATAA